Genomic DNA from Shouchella patagoniensis:
TGCGGCCGATACCTAAAATCATTACTTCTGGGTGGTTAATGACTGGTGTAAACCACTGTCCACTTGCAGAGCCAAGGTTCGAAATAGTAGCTGAACCACCTGACATATCTGCACCTGTCAATTTACCATCACGGGCTTTTCCTGCTAGCTCATTAATCTCGTCTGCCAATTGGAAAATTGATTTGCGATCTGCATCTTTAACTACAGGAACAACTAAGCCTTGCTCAGTATCTGCCGCAATCCCGATGTTGAAATACTTCTTGTAAACGATTTCGCCAGCATCATCATCAATTGATGCATTAAGCGCTGGGTATTTGCGAATTGCGGAAGTCAACGCCTTTACGACATATGGAAGATACGTTAATTTCGTACCTTGATCTGCTGCAATTTGCTTGTACTGTTTGCGATGTGCAACAAGTGCAGTTACATCAATTTCATCAAGATGTGTAACGTGAGGCGCAGTTTGTTTTGATTTAACCATTGCTTTAGCGATCGCTTTGCGAATTCCTTTAAGCGGAACACGCTCTTCTAGCTGTTCACTTGAAGCAACAGGTGCAGATGGTGATTTTTGAGTAGTCTCTTCTTTAGCTTCTTTTTGATCAGCTGCAGATTCTTCTACTTGTCCACCAGAAGCAAACGCATCAACATCTTCCTTTAAAACACGGCCGTTTTTGCCAGTGCCTTTAACTTTTGAAATCGTAACGCTTTGCTCACGAGCATACTTACGTACAGAAGGCATAGCAATTACGCGAGAATCATCATCAGAATCAGTGCTTTCGCTTGAAGTATCTTCTGCTTTTTCCGTGCTTGCAGAATCCTCTTTCTTTTCTTCTTTTGGTGCTTCTTCTTTGCTTTCTTCCTCTTCCTCATCACCTGAGCCATCGTCAATTACAAGGATGACATCTCCAACATAGCTTGTTGTACCCTCGTCTACTTTTACTTCAAGAACTTTCCCATCTACAGGAGATGGTAATTCAACAACGGATTTGTCATTTTGAACTTCAAGAAG
This window encodes:
- a CDS encoding dihydrolipoamide acetyltransferase family protein: MAYKYKLPEVGEGIHEGEIVKWFVKAGDEVKEDDILLEVQNDKSVVELPSPVDGKVLEVKVDEGTTSYVGDVILVIDDGSGDEEEEESKEEAPKEEKKEDSASTEKAEDTSSESTDSDDDSRVIAMPSVRKYAREQSVTISKVKGTGKNGRVLKEDVDAFASGGQVEESAADQKEAKEETTQKSPSAPVASSEQLEERVPLKGIRKAIAKAMVKSKQTAPHVTHLDEIDVTALVAHRKQYKQIAADQGTKLTYLPYVVKALTSAIRKYPALNASIDDDAGEIVYKKYFNIGIAADTEQGLVVPVVKDADRKSIFQLADEINELAGKARDGKLTGADMSGGSATISNLGSASGQWFTPVINHPEVMILGIGRIEDKPVVKNGEIVVGTMLSLSMSYDHRLVDGVTAQSALNQIKRLLNDPQLLLMEG